Below is a genomic region from Methanosphaera sp. ISO3-F5.
GTTTCAATTCCCCATCTTTTGTTGTATATCATTTTAAAGTCATCTATTGTAATTGTTTTATCAAAAACATTTGTTGCAAGGGTTTCTATTTCTCCAGATGATAAGGGGATGGTTATTATTCGTATTTTTATTTTATCTTGCTTTTTTGCTAATTCTTTTATTTCATTATCTGATATTCTTCTCAGGTAATCTTTATCAATTGGTACTTCTATTATTTCATCATCAGTAGTTATATTTTCTCTTTGTTCTATGAATGTGTCTTTTTTAAGACGTATTATAAAAAATGAGTTTAAATCCATTGTTTTTAAAATTAAATCTTTGGAAGGATATCCTCTATCATATATTGTTATTGTCTTCTTAAGATCTATTTTATCTTTAGCATCTTCCAAATGGTTAATAGCATGCTTAACTTCACCATATTTTCTGTTACTAATAGCAGAACTAATGATAAATTCATTAAGTACATCAACCATAGTGGAAACCCTAGCTGTAGAAGTATGGTGGGAATGATTATTATCTTCAATATCAAAATCTTCACGAACAGTAGGATAATTAGGTAAATCAAATATCGAACCATCACCAGCAGTTAAATAAAAACCTTTGAAAGTTTTCAACTCTTCAGGTCTCCTATAAATTTCCCGTATTAACTCATCATTAATATCAATATATGCTTGAGGATTAATAATCATCCTCCTTTGAGAAATAGCTTGCTTAGAAACATCCATATCCAATTCACCCCAATATTCCTCCATAAAATACAAAGCTTCCAAAGCAGTCGTACGGCCACGATTCCAAAGAATATACTTCATAATACATTCCGGAGGCAACTTACGATTACGAAGTTTATTATCAACTAAAATATATTTATCACAAACATAACTATTAAAATTTCCCATACTATCTAATAAAACATTACCTAAAGACATTAAAAACACCAAAATACTATCAATCAAATCCACATAAATTAATAATAAAAAATAAAAATAAATCATGTGTAAATTAATTAAACAATATTATATAGTTCATAATATATAAAAATAACTATAATTAATACTTAAAAACTAGTATAGACAAATAGATACTTATAATATTTAATATAATTAAATAATAAATAGAATTAAGTAAATTTAAAGTAAAAATAAGTTATAATATAAAAATAAAAGAAAATTATGTTAGAAAAACCTTAACTTGACAGCATTGATTTTTTTCTCAGTTTTGTTGGAAACATTTATATACTACATAAAATATAACTATTGTTATATCCTTAAGGATATACTTAAATTCAATTAATATAATAAACATAATATTCTGATGTTATATTTTAAATACATTCATGTATTACTTTTCAAAAAAATCCTCTTAGATAAAGGATTATTTTTAATAATAAAAACTATAACATTGTTATATATTATTTTCATTAAAAATTACCAAAAAAATAATAAAATACACACGGAAAAATAAAAAACAGGACGTGAAACACACAAAATAAAAAAAAGAGAAAAGAAAATAAAAAAAAACCAAATAACAAGAAAAGTTAAATTAAAAGAATAACAAAAACAACAAACAGAAAAGAAAAATCAAATCAAAAAAAAAATAACATATAATAAAAGGAAGTGAAAACGTGGCATACGAAGTAAAAAATAAAAAAAATATAGCAACAATAGGATTACATGTCGGACAAGAAGAAACAGATGAAACAGGCTCAAGAGCAGTACCAATATACCAGACAACATCATACGTATTCAACGACACAGATCAAGCAGCAAACCGATTCGCATTAACAGAACCAGGAAACATATACACAAGACTAACAAACCCAACAACAGAAGCATTCGAAAAAAGAATCGCAGCAATAGAAGGAGGAACAGCAGCATACGCAACATCATCCGGAATGTCCGCAATATTCTACACAATAATCAACCTAACAGAAGTAGGAGACAACATAGTATCAGCAGATAACCTATACGGAGGAACATTCGAATTATTCGAAAACACACTTCCAAACCTCGGAAGAACAGTAAAATTCGTAGACTCACAATCACCAGAAGAATTCGAAGCAGCAATAGATGAAAAAACAAGAGCAATCTATGTAGAATCCATAGGAAACCCAAAACTAGACATACCAGACTTTGACGTATTATCCGAAATAGCCCACAAAAACGGAATACCATTAATAGCAGACAACACCGTAGGAATAGGATCAGTAAGACCATTCGACCATGGAGCAGATATAATATCAAGCAGTGCAACAAAATATATAGGAGGACACGGAACAACACTAGGTGGAGTCATCATAGAAAAAGGAGACTTCAACTGGGACAATGGAAAATTCCCTGGATTAACCGAACCTGATGAAACATACAACGGATTAAAATTCTATGAAGCACTAGGCCCAGTAGCATTCACAACAAGAATAAGAGCAGTACTTGGAAGAGACACAGGAGCAGTACCAAGCCCATTCGGTTCATTCCTATTACTACAAGGACTAGAAACATTAAGTTTAAGAATTGAAAAACATGCAGAAAACGCATTAGCAGTAGCAAAACACTTAGAAGCACATCCAAAAGTAGCATGGGTGACCTACTCTGGTCTAGAAAGCAGTCCAAACCACGAAATAGCAAAAAAATATGCTGAAAAAGGTTATGGTGGAATAGTATCATTCGGACTAAAAGCAGGATATCAGGGAGCAGTAGATTTCATAAATCACACAGAACTATTATCCCTATTAGCAAACATAGGCGATGCAAAATCACTAGTAATCCACCCAGCATCAACAACACACTCACAATTAACAGAAGAACAACAAAGAGCAACAGGAGTAACACCAGATCTGATAAGATTTTCAGTAG
It encodes:
- a CDS encoding IS4 family transposase, with amino-acid sequence MSLGNVLLDSMGNFNSYVCDKYILVDNKLRNRKLPPECIMKYILWNRGRTTALEALYFMEEYWGELDMDVSKQAISQRRMIINPQAYIDINDELIREIYRRPEELKTFKGFYLTAGDGSIFDLPNYPTVREDFDIEDNNHSHHTSTARVSTMVDVLNEFIISSAISNRKYGEVKHAINHLEDAKDKIDLKKTITIYDRGYPSKDLILKTMDLNSFFIIRLKKDTFIEQRENITTDDEIIEVPIDKDYLRRISDNEIKELAKKQDKIKIRIITIPLSSGEIETLATNVFDKTITIDDFKMIYNKRWGIETSYDKLKNKLQTENFSGRRKIIIEQDFYSDIYVFNIATIVKHDVNQEIEQKRRNNKKYKYKDYQANFNIAVGLVKKELLNLINTDKEKQQQTITKIIKILQKHLIPIKKEIKSTNREPVDYGHKFSDNNKRSF
- a CDS encoding O-acetylhomoserine aminocarboxypropyltransferase/cysteine synthase family protein, producing MAYEVKNKKNIATIGLHVGQEETDETGSRAVPIYQTTSYVFNDTDQAANRFALTEPGNIYTRLTNPTTEAFEKRIAAIEGGTAAYATSSGMSAIFYTIINLTEVGDNIVSADNLYGGTFELFENTLPNLGRTVKFVDSQSPEEFEAAIDEKTRAIYVESIGNPKLDIPDFDVLSEIAHKNGIPLIADNTVGIGSVRPFDHGADIISSSATKYIGGHGTTLGGVIIEKGDFNWDNGKFPGLTEPDETYNGLKFYEALGPVAFTTRIRAVLGRDTGAVPSPFGSFLLLQGLETLSLRIEKHAENALAVAKHLEAHPKVAWVTYSGLESSPNHEIAKKYAEKGYGGIVSFGLKAGYQGAVDFINHTELLSLLANIGDAKSLVIHPASTTHSQLTEEQQRATGVTPDLIRFSVGIEDLEDILADVDQALDKI